One Burkholderia gladioli genomic window, GCAAACGTCACTGCGAGAATCATAGTCACCAATGAAAAAAGCGCCCTCGGGCGCTTTGCTTTTTTAAATCGCGTCGAATAGCGAATTCAAATGCCATTTGAATGACGCCATTCAAAATCGTGACATTCGATAATGTCGGCATGATTTACCGACTTGGAAATTGGCTTAAAACACGTCCGCCGCCCGCCGGCTCTGACCACGGCCGGCCGGGCGGCGGAACGCCCAATTTCAACCACGCTCGAAGCGTGCCTCGTATTTCTTAGTCGTTGGCCTGGCGTACTGCCGGTGGCCTTTGCCGGCACGTCAAACACGTGCCGGCAAAGCCTTCCTCGCGCTTCTTATAGTGCTACTACCCCGTAGTGTTTTGTACTTTCCGGTGTCAATCCCGTTGTGGATTGGAGAATAGTTTTGACAATGTTTCATGTCAATCGTTAAACCGCGAAAATCGGTAAAAGTGTGGGTTTTCCCCATCATCAACCGGCGTCGACGCGAAATCCTTGCCGCTTTAACAATTCGATCACACCTTTGGGGCCGCCCAGATGTAACGCGCCGATCGCCACGAACAGCGGCCGGTTCGGGCCCGCCAGCGCGATCGCGCGCGCGGTGAAGCGGCGGTTGCGCTCGTAGACGATCTTGTTGTCGATCGCCGCGGCCAGCGGCCGCGAATGCGCGAGCCGCTCGGTCTTGGCGTTGGCCCAGGCCGATACCGCGTCGGCGTCGCCGATGCGCCACAGCCGGTGCAGGGCCTTGATGTCGTCGGCGTTCTGCGCCGGCGTCTGGGTGATGTCCTGGGCCAGCATCTCCCGCTGCTCGGCCAGCGTCAGCCCGGTGAAGGCGCGCATCTGCTCGGCCAGCGTCTCCAGACCGACCACGCGCGCGCCCTTCTTCTTCAGGAACACGTTCTGCAGCTGCGCCTCGGTGCCGTATTCGGTCTGCAGCCCGGCCGACAGCGAGTCGTAGGTCTCCACCACCAGCGCGGCCAGCCAGGGCCGCATCCGGCGGATCCCGTCGAGTGCCGCAGGATTGCCGCGCAGCCGGCCGGCGAGGCGCTGCCACAGCGGCTCGGGCAACAGCTTCGGCAGGCAGGGGTAACGGCAACTGCCGTATTTCGAGACATCGTCGGCGGACTCGAGCAGGTCGTCCGGCGACAGCTCCAGCGCGAGCACCGGCGAGGCGGCCAGCGCAGCCAGGATGGGCCGGCGGAACGGCTGGGCGGGCGGATAGTCGGCCGGATCGCCGACATGCAGGGTGCCGAGCAGGTAAATGGTGGTCTTGCCCTTGCTGGCCACGTAGAAGGGCATGCGCGCCGGCTGGGCGCGCACCGCGCCGCTGGAGACGGTCGGATCGGGCGGCGGCGAATGGAAACCGGGCAGCGACAGGCTGGGCGGCATGCGCGCGCCGTTGAGCGGCGCGTGCACGGCGCCGCCCTGCGCCAGCGCCTCGCCGGCCGGCCAGGCCAGCCCGGCCAGCAGGCAGGCGCCGGCCAGCATCGCGCCGGCCACCGCCCGTGCGCGCCGATGCGAGGCACGCCGCCGCATCCGCGCGCCGCGCGCGCCACCCGCCTGCGAACGGCGCGCGGCCTGTCCCGCGCCACGCGCCCCCGCCGCCCTGGCTTCAGGCATTCCCGTCACCGACCTCCTCGGCACGATGGCAGGCTACCTGCCGCCCATCGACCTCCCTCAGCGCGGGCACCTCGGCGCGGCACCGCTCGATCGCGTACGGGCAGCGCTGGTGGAACGCGCAGCCCGAGGGCGGCTTGAGCGGCGAGGGCAGCTCGCCTTCCAGCTTGATCTGAATGCGCCGGTCCGACTCGAAGATCGCCGGCGTGGCCGACATCAGCGCGCGCGTGTAGGGATGGCGCGGCCGCGCGTAGAGCGTGGCCTTGTCGCCGAGCTCGGCCACCGCGCCGAAGTACATCACCATCACGTCGTCGGCCACGTGCTCGACCACCGACAGGTTGTGCGAGATGAACACGTAGCTGGTGCCGAACTGCTGCTGCAGGTCCATGAACAGGTTCAGGATCTGCGCCTGGATCGAGACGTCGAGCGCCGAGACGGGTTCGTCGGCCACCACGATCTGCGGATCGAGGATCATCGCCCGCGCGATCGCCACGCGCTGGCGCTGGCCGCCCGAGAACATGTGCGGATAGCGCTTGGCGTGCTCGGGCCGCAGGCCGACGGTGCGCATGATCTGCGCGATGCGCCCGGCGCGCTCGCCCGCCGCCAGTTTCGTGTTGATCGCGAGCGGCTCGCCCAGCGTCTGCTCGACGGTCTTGCGCGGGTTGAGCGAGGCGAACGGGTTCTGGAACACCATCTGCACGCGCCGGCGCAGCGCGGCGATGGTCTCGCCGCTGGCGCCCGCCACGTCCTCGCCGTCGATGCGCAGATGGCCGGCGGTGGGCGTCTCGATCATGGTGAGCTGGCGCGCCAGGGTGGACTTGCCGCAGCCCGACTCGCCCACCACCGCCAGCGTGCGGCCGCGCGCGAGCGTGAAGGACACGCCGTTGAGGGCCTTGACGGTGGCCTGGCCGAACATGCCGCGGCGCACCGAATAGTGTTTCGCGAGCCCGTCGGCGACGAGCACCGCGTCATCGCGGCCGACGGCGCGCGGTTCAGCGTGGACTGCATTCATCGTGCGCCTCCCGACGGATCGATCGCTTGGAGATTCAGGGGCTTGATACAGCGCGCGCGCATCGCGGCATCGCCGGGCACCAGCTCGGCCAGCGCCGGGCGCGCCGCGTGGCAGGCCTCGACCACGTACTTGCAGCGCGGCGCGAACAGGCAGCCCGAGGGGCGGTCGTCGCGCCCCGGCACCATGCCGGGCAGCGCGGCCAGCCGTTCGGCGCCGGCGTTGTGCTCGGGGATCGCCGCGAGCAGCGCCTCAGTATACGGGTGATGCGGCGCGGCGAAGATGTCGGGCACGCGGTTGGTCTCGATGACCTCGCCGGCGTACATCACGGCCACCCGCTGGGCCACCTCGGAGACCACCGCCAGGTCGTGCGAGATCAGCACCAGGGCCATGCCGCGCTCCTTCTGCAGCGACACCAGCAGGTCCATGATCTGGGCCTGGATGGTCACGTCGAGCGCGGTGGTCGGCTCGTCGGCGATCAGCAGCTTGGGATTGCAGGCCACCGCCATGGCGATCATCACGCGCTGGTTCATGCCGCCCGACATCTGGTGCGGGAAGGTGTCGATGCGGTTCTTCGCGTCGGGAATGCCGACCTGGTCGAGCAGCTCGAGCGCGCGCCTCTTCAACGCATCGCCGCGCAGCCCCTCGTGCAGCTTCAGCACCTCGCGGATCTGGTAGCCGACCGTGTAGCTTGGGTTCAGGCTCGACAGCGCGTCCTGGAACACCATCGCGATGTCCTTGCCGATGATGCGCCGGCGCTGGCGCGGGCTGGCCTTGAGCAGGTCGATGCCGTCGAAGCTGACCTCGTCGGCGGTGACGATGCCGGGCGCGTCGACCAGGCCCATCAGGGCCATCATGGTCACGCTCTTGCCCGAGCCCGATTCGCCCACCACGCCCACCACCTCGCCGGGCGCGACCGACAGGTTGATGCGGTCCACCGCGGGCAGGCCGTTGAAGTTGACGGCCAGATTGCGGATGGTCAATAGATCGTTCATGTTCAGGCCATCCGTTTCAGTTTCGGGTCGAGCGCGTCGCGCAGGCCATCGCCGAGCAGGTTGATGGCCAGCACCGAGATCAGGATCGCCAGGCCCGGCATGGTGACGATCCACCAGGCGTTGTCGATGTAGTCGCGCGCCGAGGCCAGCATCGCGCCCCACTCGGCCGCGGGCGGCTGCACGCCGAGGCCCAGGAAACCGAGCGCGGCCGCGTCGAGGATCGCCGAGGAGAAGCCCAGGGTGGCCTGCACGATCAGCGGCGCGGTGCAGTTCGGCAGCACCTGCGAGAACATCAGGCGCAGCGTGCCGGCGCCGGCCACGCGCGAGGCCGTGACGTATTCCTTCTGCAGCTCGCCGAGCGCCGAGGCGCGCGTGAGGCGCACGTAGCCGGGCAGCGCCACGATCGCGATCGCGAACATGGTGTTGGTCAGGCCCGGGCCGATGATGGCCACCACCGCCACCGCCAGCAGCAGCGAGGGCAGCGCCAGCAGCACGTCCATCACGCGCATCACGGGCGTGTCGGCCCAGCGCTGGAAGAACGCCGCCACCAGGCCCAGCACCACGCCGGGGATCAGCGCCAGCACCACCGACACCAGGCCGATCCAGAACGACAGGCGCGCGCCGTACATCAGGCGCGAGAGGATGTCGCGGCCGGCCTCGTCGGTGCCGAGCACGAAGCGCCAGTTGCCGCCGTCGAGCCAGGCGGGCGGGATCTTGACGAAGTCGCGGTATTGCTCGATCGGGCTGTGCGGCGCGATCAGCGGTGCGAAGATCGCCACCAGCACCAGCAGCAGCACGATCAGGCCGGCGCCCACCGCGCCGCGGTTGCGGGCGAAGTGATGCCAGAATTCTTGCAGCGCGAGGAGGCGGCCGCCGGCGGCGACCGACGGCAGCGCGTCGGGGAGTTCGCTCATCGAATCACCTCGTATGGCGGATGCGGGGGTTGAGCACGCCGTAGAGCAGATCGACGACGAGATTGACGATGATCACCAGGGTGGCGATCAGCAGGATGCCGCCCTGCACCACCGGGTAGTCGCGGCGGCTGATCGCGTCGATCAGCCACTTGCCCACGCCCGGCCACGAGAACAGCGTCTCGGTGAGCACCGCGCCGGCCAGCAGGGTGCCGATCTGCAGCCCGATCACGGTGACCACCGGGATCAGCGCGTTGCGCAGCGCATGCACCACCACCACGCGCGCCGGCGACAGGCCCTTGGCACGCGCGGTGCGGATGTAGTCCTCGCGCAGCACCTCGAGCATCGAGGAGCGCGTCATGCGCGCGATCACCGCCAGCGGGATGGTGCCCAGCACGATCGAGGGCAGGATCAGGTGGCTCACCGCCGAGCGGAACGAGCCCTCGTCGGGCGCGAGCAGCGCGTCGATCAGCATGAAGCCGGTCACGTGCGGGATGTCGTATTCGACCGCGATGCGGCCCGACACCGGCGTCCAGCCCAGGGTCGAGGAGAACACCATGATGAGGATCAGGCCCCACCAGAAGATCGGCATCGAATAGCCGGTCAGGGCGGTGCCCATCACGCCGTGGTCGACCACCGTGCCGCGCCGCAGCGCGGCGAACACGCCGGCGGGCAGGCCCACCAGCAGCGCGAACAGCAGCGCGCAGATCGACAGCTCGACGGTGGCGGGAAAGCGCGCCATGAACTCGCCCATCACGCTGGTATTGGTGATGATCGACAGGCCCAGGTCGCCATGCAGCGCCCGGCCGAGATAGTGGAGATACTGGGCCGGCAGGGGCTGGTCGAGGCCGAGCCGGTGCATCGCCTCGGCGTGCATCGCCGGGTCGACACCGCGCTCGCCCATCATCACTTCGATGGGATCGCCCGGTATCAGGTGGATCAGCGCGAACGCAAGGATGGTGATGCCGATGAAGGTCGGGATCACCATGCCGATGCGGCGCAACACAAATCGCAACATGGCGGGTCTCGGAAAATCGTGGGGATGAAATGCGACCGGCGACGGGGGGCAGGCCCCCCGTCGCCGGGTCAATTATCGTGCAGTCGGTCCAACGTCGCGATGCCGGGCGCTGCTTACTTCACGCCGACGCCGTCGAAGCGGATGTAGCCGAGCGGCTCGATGCGCTGGTCGACCACGTTCTTGGTGGTCGGCTGGTAGACCGTCGAGTTCGCGATCGGCGAATACGGCACCTGCTGCGCGAAGATCTGCTGCGCCTGCATGTAGATCTTGGTGCGCGCCTCCTGGCCGCTGGTCACGCGGCCCTTCTGGATCAGCGCCTCGAAGGACTTGTCGCACCAGCGCGAGAAGTTGTTGCCGTTCATCGCGGTGCAGCCGAGCAGGGTGCCGAGCCAGTTGTCCGGATCGCCGTTGTCGCCGGTCCAGCCGATCAGCATGGCGTCCTGCTCGCCCGAGTGGGCGCGCTTGATGTACTCGCCCCATTCGTAGCTGACGATGTTCGCCTTCACGCCGATCTTGGCCCAGTCGGCCTGGATCATCTCGGCCATCAGCTTCGCGTTCGGGTTGTAGGCGCGCTGCACCGGCATCGCCCACAGCGTGATCTCGAAGCCGTTCGGGAAGCCGGCCTTGGCCAGCAGCGCCTTGGCCTTGGCGGTGTCGTAGGCCGGCATCTTCAGGTTCTTGTCGAACGACCACTGGGTCGGCGGCATCGGCGCGTCGGCGGCCTGGCCGGCCCCCTGGTAGACCGACTCGATGATCGCCTTCTTGTTGATCGCCATGTCGAGCGCCTGGCGCACCGCCAGGTTGTCGAGCGGCTTGTGCTGCACGTTGTAGGCCAGGTAGCCGAGGTTGAAGCCCGGCTGCGAGGGCATGTCGAGGTTCGCGTCGGCCTTGAGCGTGGCGATGTCGGCCGGGCGCGGATAGCTCATCACCTGGCACTCGTTGCGCTTGATCTTCTGCACGCGCACGCCGGCGTCCGGCGTGATCGAGAAGATCAGCTTCGAGATCTTCACGTCACCCTTCTTCCAGTAATCCGGGTTGCCGTCGAAGCGGATCGTGGCGTCCTTGGTATAGCTGCGGAACACGAAGGGGCCGGTGCCGATCGGCTTCTGGTTGATGTCGGGCGCCTTGCCGGCCTTGAGCAGCTGGTCGGCGTACTCGGCCGACAGGATCGAGGCGAATTCCATCGCCATGTTCTGGATGAACGGCGCGTTCGGCTCGGACAGCGTGAAGCGCACCGTGTACGGATCGACCTTCTCGATCTTGGTGATCAGCTTGTCCAGGCCCATGTCGGTGAAGTACGGGAAGCTCACCGGGTAGGCCTTGCGGAACGGCTGGTTGGTGTCGAGCATGCGCTCGAAGGTGAACACCACGTCGTCGGCATTGAATTCGCGCGTCGGCTTGAAGTAGTCGGTGGTCTGGAACTTCACGCCATGACGCAGGTGGAAGGTGTAGGTCTTGCCGTCCGGCGAGACGTCCCACGATTCCGCGAGGCCCGGTTCGACCTTGGTGCCGCCGCGCACGAACTCGACCAGGCGGTTGTAGACGGTAAAGGTCGCTGCCGAGAAATCGACACCCGTGGTGTACTGGGCCGAATCGAAGCCGGCCGGGCTGCCTTCCGAGCAATAGACGAGCGTCTTGTTCGGGATCTGCGCGTGCGCGGCACTCGTGATGCCCAGCGCTGCCGCTGCGACGCCCGCCATCGCGGCGCGCAACAGACGATCTGATTTCATTGTGATATCTCCAGGTCTCGTGCCGGCTGGCGCCGGCGTGCGGCCGATCTTACTTGAGCTTTCACGCCCGGAACAAGCCGGCCGGATCAAGCGCCGGCCCAGGCTTGCGCGGCGATTTCCGGCGTGCTTGGCGGCCCGCCGCGGCGGGCGCGGCGCGATGAAGCGCCGGAAGCGGCGCTGTTCGGCGCTGTTTCGCCGGATCGCTAAACAAGCGGTGACGGATACGCCGCGCCCGCGACGCGGATCGAACCGGCACGGCGGGGGGCGGCGGCACGCGCCGCGATCGCGCCCGATCGCCGGCCGAGCCGGCCCCGCATGGGCCCGGCGCGGGCCTGGCGCGGGCTCGGGCGTGAATCCGCCGGCGCCCGGCCACGGCCGCGCCGGCCGTCGCGCGGCCCGCGCCTCAGTCCCCCGAGCCCGGCGCGCGGCGCGGCATGCAGGCCACCGCGATCACCGACAGCGCGAGCCCGGCCATCACGTAATAGGTCGGCGCAAGCGGCGTACCTGTCGCCTTGATCAGCCAGGTGACGATGAACTGCCCGAATCCGCCGAACAGCATCACCGCGACGTTGTAAGCAAGCGACAGCCCGGTGGAGCGGACCTGGGCCGGGAACAGCTCGGCGATCATCGCGCCGAACGGCCCGTAGTAGCCCGACAGGGTGATCGCCAGCAGCCCCTGCACCAGCACCAGCCGGCCCACGCTGGGCGCGGCGTCGAGCCAGAGGAACAGCGGGTAGATCAGCGCCAGGGTGGCGACCAGCGACCACAGCGAAAGCGTCTTGCGCCCGATCCGGTCCGACCAGGCGCCGGCCAGCGGCGTGAGCACCGTCAGCAGCAAGCCGCCGACGATCACCGCGTAGAACGATTCGGCATAGGGCAGCTTGAGCTGCTTGACCGCGAAGGTCGGCAGGTAGCTGATCAGCACGTAGATCGTGACGGTCAGCGCGATCACCGAGCCCAGCCCGCAGAGCACCTCGCGACCGTGCTGCGCGAACACCTCGCCGAGCGTGACGCGGCGCGCGCTGGCCTTGCTGGCCAGGAACACTTCCGAGTCGGCCAGGTGGCGACGCAGGTAATAGCCGATCGGGCCGATCAGCAGGCCCAGCAGGAACGGCACGCGCCAGCCCCAGGCATGCAGCGCCTCGCTCGACAGGCCGTGCGTGACCAGGGTGCCGACCAGCGCGCCCACCAGCAGCGCGGCCGACTGGCTCGACATCTGCCAGCTGCCGTAGAAGCCGCGCCGGCCGCGCGGCGCCGCCTCGATCAGCATCGCGGTGGCGCTGCCGAATTCGCCGCCGGCCGAGAAACCCTGCAGCAGCCGGCCGAACACGATCAAGAGCGGCGCGCCGATGCCGATCGCCGCGTAGGTGGGCGCGGCCGCGATCAGGAAGATGCCGGCCGTCATCAGCAGGATCACCAGCGACAGCGCGGCCTTGCGCCCCGCGCGATCGGCGTAGAGGCCGAGCACGATGCCGCCGATCGGCCGCATGAAGAAGGCCACGCCGAAGGTGGCGGTGGTCAGCAGCAGCGAGGCGTATTCGCTGGAACTCGGGAAGAACAGCTCGGCGATCACCACCACCATGAAGCTGAACACCGTGAAGTCGTACCACTCGAGCGCGTTGCCGATCACGGCGGCGATCACCGCGCTGCGTCCGGGGCCGGGGCCATTCACGGCCGGTTGGGTCGCCTGCTGCCTTTCGCTTGCCGAGCTCATGCGTCGCCCTCTCCCGCCTGGGGTATGCGCCATGCGCCGCATGGGCGTGGCGCGGTTGTGGTGCAGCGAGTGTAGGGGAGCGACGAAGCCGATTACAAGCGGCACAAAAAAACCCGGCGGGCGGGCTGCCTGCCGGGTTTCTGCTTCGAGGCCAGGGGCGCGCGCGGCGCCCGGCGCTCAGGCCATCTTGCTAAAGGCGCTGCACCAGCCCTTGGCGGCCACGTCCTTGCCGGGGAAGGCGACGCAGGCGGCGGAAGTCGACCCCTTCTTGCCCTGGTACATCGAGCAGGCCGCGCAATCCTGCCCGGCCGCGTATTTCGGGAACTTGCTCTTGTCGACCTTGGTGGCGTCGGCCTTGTAGCCGAGCGCAACCGCGGTCGGATCGGTCTCGGCCAGCATCGGCGCGGCGAAGGCCTCGCGCGAGGACAGCGCGAGCGCCGATACCGCGCCGACACTGGTGATCAGGAAACTGCGACGGGACGTTTTCATGGGGACGTGCTCCAGCTTCTCTTCATGGGGAATGGCCGCTCTGACGGCGGCACCGGCGAAGCATAACGCCGCCGCCGCGGATCTGCGCTGCCGAATCCCGGAGATAAGGAATCGCTGAAGCCGAGGGCGGGCGGCGAGGCGCGCGCAACGCCTGCGCGCGACTCGCCGGCCATCATGCGATGCCGATGCGACAGGCTCGCGACGCCGGCGCGCGCTCGAGGCCCGGCGTTGTGCGACAGAAAGTCGCGCAACGGCGCGGCAAAGAGGAACCGCGAAGCGGAACGGAAGCCGCCGGCCGAACCTCGCCCTTCGCTCCCGCCGCCTCGTCGATGCCGAACGCGGCCTTCGCGCTCAGAAGCCGATCGGCCGCCGCCTCGGCATGCCCTCGTCGGCGCGGATGTCGCGCGCCTCCACCGCGTCGCGCCCGTCGAGCCGCGCCGCGCCGAACGCATGCAGCAGCGCGCGGCGCATGGTGCGCGGCGGCACCGCCGCCAGCGCGCCCAGCGCGGACTCGCCGAGCATCTCGGGAAAGCGCCGGCCCCAGGCGTGTGCGCCGCGGATCTCGGCATAGATGGTCTGCGCGATGCGCCGCGCGCCGGCCTCGTCGGGCGAGGGGATCTCGTAGACGTTCATGCGGTTGAGGATCGGCTCGGGGATCGAGGACGCGTCGTTGGCCGTCGCGATCCAGATCACGTTGCCGGCATCGATCGGCACCTCGGCGAACTCGTCGACGAAGGCGCTCGCGGTGTCGTGCTCGAGCAGCGCGTAGAGCGCGCCGAGCGGGTCGTACTGGGCGTCGTTGCCGGCCTTGTCGATCTCGTCGATGGCGATCACCGGGTTCGAGTAGCTGCCGTGCACCAGCGCGTCGAATACCTTGCCCGGCTTGGCGTTCTTCCATTGCGAGGAGGCCCCCGACAGCACCCAGCCGGCGGTCAGCGAACTCATCGGCACGTAGTGGTAGGCGGTGCCGAGCATCTGCGCCAGCGCCTTGGCGAAGTGGGTCTTGCCGATGCCGGGCGCGCCCAGCAGCAGGATCGGCATCAGCTCGAGCCGGTCCTCGGTCTCCAGGCACAGCGCGATCTGCTTGCGCAGGTCCTCCAGCGGCCCCGCGAAATTCGGCAGCGCCTCGGCCAGCGCGTCGAAGGCCGGCATGCGCGTGGGCTTCACGCAAAAGCGCAGGTTGCCCGTCTTCAGCATCTTCTCGTAGGTCGCGCGCAGGGCCTCGCTGGCCCCTTCGTTGAGATCGTTCAGCGCGGTCTCGACCCGGTCGAGATCGTACACGCGGCTGAACGAGGCCACCGCCAGTTCCTGCTTCACCATCGCCGTCGTCATCACACACCTCTCGCTTGCCACGCCCGGTCGCCCCGGGCTCGCCGCCGCGCCGGCGCCGACACTAGCAGCGCCGCGCGGCATCAGACCCCACGCCGCCAGTGTTGGACAGACAAAAGTGGCGTGCAAGCCAGCACTCCTCGTGCTCTGCTGCTGATCGCGGCGCGCGCTGCACGGCGCGGCAAGCGCGCGTATCATCGACGATTCACCGTCGCGTGCCGGCCGCCGCCTTGCGCCGCGCGCCGCGCCGCCGGCCCCTGCTGCCCCGACAGGAATCGCCGATGACCGAGCTTTCGCTGCCCGATCCGCTTGCCCACCCGCGCCTCGCGCGTCCCGCGCGCCCGCCGCGCGGCCGGAACCCGAATCGCGCGCGCCCGGTCAGACACGCTTTCGGCAGCGCCGCCTTCCCGATCTCCTCGATGCTTCGTTCCTTCGCGTTCAATATCGCTGCCGGCCTTCCGGGCTCGGCCGCGATCCCGTTGCCGCGCCGCCGGCCGGCCGCTCCCGCCCGTATGTCGAACCCGTTGATGCCACTGATGCCGCTGACGCTGCGTGCCGCCCTGCGCGGCGCGCTGCTGGCCGCCTGCCTGGCCTCGGCCCTGGCGCCGCTCGCCGCGCGGGCGCAGGCCTCGACGCCGGCCGCGCCGCAGTCGATCGACTGGGAGATCCGCGTGCTGCACGACGGCCAGACCGTCGACACCTTCCACCAGACCACCACGGTCGGCCAGTCGCGCACCGATACGCACGACTATCCCGTCACGCTGGGCGCGGCCTGCGCCGGCAAGGAAGCCTCGATCGTGGCGGCGGTCAAGCCGCAGCGCTCGCGCACCGTGACGGTCGCGCCGCTCTATGTCGAGGGCGACACGGTCACGCTGCAGATCGACGCGCAGGAAACCCTGGACGACGGCGACGGCTGCTCGCTCGCGCCGCGCCAGATCTCGGCGAGCCACCCGGGCCTGGCGGTCCATGCCGAGAGCTGGACCGACTGGGCGCCGGCCGACAAGAAGGCGCGCCTGCTCTACCAGGTCCGCGCCCACGTGGTGCAGGGCTGATACATGCACGCGCCCCAGGCCCTGCCGTTCGCCGCCCCGCAGGCGGCCCCGAACGAGATCACCGCAGTCAGCTGGAACCTGCACAAGGGCCGCTCGCCGCTCGGCTTCACCGCCTGGAACGCGATGCGCCGCTGGGTCGAATCGACCCATGCCGACATCTACTTCCTGCAGGAGGCGATGGCCAAGCGCATGCCGCGGCCGATGCTGGCCTCGGGCTTCGGCGCGCCGATGGAGGATCCGGTCGACGACATCTGGCATTGCCAGGCCACCGAGATCGCCCGCGCGCTGGATTGGCAGATCGCGCTCGGCCCCAACGTGTTCAAGCCGTCCTGGCGGCACGGCAACGCGATCCTCTCTCCGCATCCGCTCGACCTGGGCGGGCGCTGGGACATCTCCGCGCATCGCTTCGAGCGGCGCGGCCTGCTGGTGGCGCGCGCCACCCTGGCCGGCGCCGCGCCGATCACCCTGCTCTGCGCCCACCTGGCGCTCACCCGCGCCGCGCGGCTGCGACAGATGACCTGGATCGCGCACTGGATCGAGCATCACGCCCAGGACGGCCCGCTGGTGCTGGCCGGCGACTTCAACGACTGGCGCAACGATTCGGTGCCGCTGTTCGGCGAGATCGGCCTGTCCGAGGTCGCCACCCTGCTCGGCGAATCGGGACGCACCTTCCCGGCCTTCTCGCCGGCGCTGGCGCTCGACAAGATGTTCGTGCGCGGCCTGACCCCGCTGGAGTGGCAGGCGCCGACCGACGACACCGCCTGGCTGTCCGACCACCTGCCCTATATCGCGCGGCTGCGCCTGGACTGAAGCGCCGCGCTTCGGCAATCGGCAGGAATCCGAAAGCTCCCGCCCCGTTTCCCGGAGCGGATTTCCGCGCGCCCACCGGGGTCAAGCGCGCGCGGCGCCCAGGCAGGGTAAAATACGGGGTTCTCCAAACGTCTGTTAACGGGTAGGCGTGCACTTTTCGAGAGTGACGCGCCCGCCATCGGCCGGTCTGCGGATCGGGCCGGTGCCCTCGGTTTCCGTCTCGTATCCGTATTCCATGAGCAAATTCGATACCGCTACCGTCCTGTCCGTCCACCACTGGACCGATACGCTGTTCAGCTTCACCTGCACCCGCGACCAGGGCCTGCGCTTCAACAATGGTGAATTCACCATGGTCGGCCTCGAGGTCGAGGGCAAGCCGCTCGCGCGCGCCTACTCGATCGTCAGCCCGAACTACGAGGAACACCTCGAGTTCTTCAGCATCAAGGTGCAGGACGGTCCGCTCACCTCGCGCCTGCAGCACCTGAAGGTGGGCGACCCGGTCCTGATCGGCAAGAAGCCCACCGGCACCCTGGTCGCCGACAACCTGCTGCCCGGCAAGACGCTGTGGCTGCTGTCGACCGGCACGGGCCTGGCGCCCTTCATGTCGATCATCCGCGACCCGGACATCTACGACCGCTTCGACAAGATCGTGCTGACCCATACCTGCCGCCTGAAGGGCGAGCTGGCCTACATGGACTTCATCAAGCACGACCTGCCGGGCCATGAGTACCTGGGCGACATCATCAAGGAAAAGCTGGTCTATTACCCGACCGTGACGCGCGAAGCCTTCGACAACGAGGGCCGCATCACCGACCTGATCGCCACCGGCAAGCTGTTCACCGACCTCGAGGTGCCGCCGTTCTCGCCCGAGAACGACCGCGTGATGCTGTGCGGCAGCACCGCCATGCTCAAGGACACCACCGA contains:
- a CDS encoding TraB/GumN family protein, translated to MPEARAAGARGAGQAARRSQAGGARGARMRRRASHRRARAVAGAMLAGACLLAGLAWPAGEALAQGGAVHAPLNGARMPPSLSLPGFHSPPPDPTVSSGAVRAQPARMPFYVASKGKTTIYLLGTLHVGDPADYPPAQPFRRPILAALAASPVLALELSPDDLLESADDVSKYGSCRYPCLPKLLPEPLWQRLAGRLRGNPAALDGIRRMRPWLAALVVETYDSLSAGLQTEYGTEAQLQNVFLKKKGARVVGLETLAEQMRAFTGLTLAEQREMLAQDITQTPAQNADDIKALHRLWRIGDADAVSAWANAKTERLAHSRPLAAAIDNKIVYERNRRFTARAIALAGPNRPLFVAIGALHLGGPKGVIELLKRQGFRVDAG
- a CDS encoding peptide ABC transporter ATP-binding protein yields the protein MNAVHAEPRAVGRDDAVLVADGLAKHYSVRRGMFGQATVKALNGVSFTLARGRTLAVVGESGCGKSTLARQLTMIETPTAGHLRIDGEDVAGASGETIAALRRRVQMVFQNPFASLNPRKTVEQTLGEPLAINTKLAAGERAGRIAQIMRTVGLRPEHAKRYPHMFSGGQRQRVAIARAMILDPQIVVADEPVSALDVSIQAQILNLFMDLQQQFGTSYVFISHNLSVVEHVADDVMVMYFGAVAELGDKATLYARPRHPYTRALMSATPAIFESDRRIQIKLEGELPSPLKPPSGCAFHQRCPYAIERCRAEVPALREVDGRQVACHRAEEVGDGNA
- a CDS encoding ABC transporter ATP-binding protein, translated to MNDLLTIRNLAVNFNGLPAVDRINLSVAPGEVVGVVGESGSGKSVTMMALMGLVDAPGIVTADEVSFDGIDLLKASPRQRRRIIGKDIAMVFQDALSSLNPSYTVGYQIREVLKLHEGLRGDALKRRALELLDQVGIPDAKNRIDTFPHQMSGGMNQRVMIAMAVACNPKLLIADEPTTALDVTIQAQIMDLLVSLQKERGMALVLISHDLAVVSEVAQRVAVMYAGEVIETNRVPDIFAAPHHPYTEALLAAIPEHNAGAERLAALPGMVPGRDDRPSGCLFAPRCKYVVEACHAARPALAELVPGDAAMRARCIKPLNLQAIDPSGGAR
- a CDS encoding ABC transporter permease subunit, encoding MSELPDALPSVAAGGRLLALQEFWHHFARNRGAVGAGLIVLLLVLVAIFAPLIAPHSPIEQYRDFVKIPPAWLDGGNWRFVLGTDEAGRDILSRLMYGARLSFWIGLVSVVLALIPGVVLGLVAAFFQRWADTPVMRVMDVLLALPSLLLAVAVVAIIGPGLTNTMFAIAIVALPGYVRLTRASALGELQKEYVTASRVAGAGTLRLMFSQVLPNCTAPLIVQATLGFSSAILDAAALGFLGLGVQPPAAEWGAMLASARDYIDNAWWIVTMPGLAILISVLAINLLGDGLRDALDPKLKRMA
- a CDS encoding ABC transporter permease subunit; this encodes MLRFVLRRIGMVIPTFIGITILAFALIHLIPGDPIEVMMGERGVDPAMHAEAMHRLGLDQPLPAQYLHYLGRALHGDLGLSIITNTSVMGEFMARFPATVELSICALLFALLVGLPAGVFAALRRGTVVDHGVMGTALTGYSMPIFWWGLILIMVFSSTLGWTPVSGRIAVEYDIPHVTGFMLIDALLAPDEGSFRSAVSHLILPSIVLGTIPLAVIARMTRSSMLEVLREDYIRTARAKGLSPARVVVVHALRNALIPVVTVIGLQIGTLLAGAVLTETLFSWPGVGKWLIDAISRRDYPVVQGGILLIATLVIIVNLVVDLLYGVLNPRIRHTR
- a CDS encoding ABC transporter substrate-binding protein, with product MKSDRLLRAAMAGVAAAALGITSAAHAQIPNKTLVYCSEGSPAGFDSAQYTTGVDFSAATFTVYNRLVEFVRGGTKVEPGLAESWDVSPDGKTYTFHLRHGVKFQTTDYFKPTREFNADDVVFTFERMLDTNQPFRKAYPVSFPYFTDMGLDKLITKIEKVDPYTVRFTLSEPNAPFIQNMAMEFASILSAEYADQLLKAGKAPDINQKPIGTGPFVFRSYTKDATIRFDGNPDYWKKGDVKISKLIFSITPDAGVRVQKIKRNECQVMSYPRPADIATLKADANLDMPSQPGFNLGYLAYNVQHKPLDNLAVRQALDMAINKKAIIESVYQGAGQAADAPMPPTQWSFDKNLKMPAYDTAKAKALLAKAGFPNGFEITLWAMPVQRAYNPNAKLMAEMIQADWAKIGVKANIVSYEWGEYIKRAHSGEQDAMLIGWTGDNGDPDNWLGTLLGCTAMNGNNFSRWCDKSFEALIQKGRVTSGQEARTKIYMQAQQIFAQQVPYSPIANSTVYQPTTKNVVDQRIEPLGYIRFDGVGVK